From Haloplanus sp. XH21:
CCAGCACCCAGAGAGGACTGGGAGCCGGTCGAGTGTGGCGAGTTTGACGACTTCGAGGAGCTAGAAGACGTGTCACATCTGGCTTAGGGCGGCGGATTCCCTTTGCTAGATGAGAGGGCCACTTATCCGAGCAGGAAATGTAGAGCGTGGTGTATGCCCGAAGAAGTGCTGTTCAAATCCGAAAGCGCCCAGAGCCGGGACGAAATCGCGTCGTACCTCCGGAGCGTCGCCGAAAAGCTCGAACAGGGAGGTCCGATCACCCTGAAATCGGGGGCAGAGTCCGTCACGATGGATCCTCCAGCACGGCCGACATTCGAAGTGAAAGCCGAACGCGAAGGACCGACTGATGGCCCTGGAGAATTGAGCATCGAGTTCGAACTTGAATGGGACGAGAACAGTAAGGGCGGCGAGGGCAACTCTGGGAGTCTCGAGATCGAGTAGGTACGGCAAGGAGGTTCTAACGACCTTCACATCTCCGTTATATCAGTTCAGGTCGACACCTGCTGGTCGAGCGGGTCTTCGAGTTCGCCCATTACCGTTTCCAGAGCGTCGGTTGCGGTGAGGAGTCCCACGACGTCACCATCTTCGAGGACGAGCGCGAGTTCCTGGTCCTCGGCCTGGAACTGATCGAATGCATCGCTGACGTTCGTTTCCGCCGCGAGTGTCATTGGAGGGGCCGCGATCTCTTTGAAGGAGATGTCGCTGTCTACGAGATCCTCATAGTGGTCGATGATCGACGGTGCGTACACGATTCCGTGGAAGTCGGTCAGCTCCTCACCAACTAGTGGAAATCGGGTGTGTGGCGTGTTTCGGATGCAATCAAAGTTCTCGTCGACTGAGCGGGTGGTTGAGAGGGAGATAATGTCGTCTGCTGGAACCATAATCTCGCTGATCGAGAGTTCGTCGATGTCGAGTGCGCCAAGGACTTCGTCGCGGCGCTCCTCCGGAAGTTCGCCCTCTTCGAGAAGCGAGTGCAGGCGATTGCGGAGCTGGGCTCGTGATTCGAGGACCTCTTCTTCGGTTTCGAGCCACGCACCGGTCATCTCGACGCCGAACAGCTTGAGCGTGGCCTTGGCGATCCAGTCGCCGAATGTAATGAGCGGAGAGATAAGCCAATTGAACCAGTACAGAGGTGTGGCCCCGTACCGACACACCATCCGGGAGCGTTCAACGCCGAGATACGTCGGTGTCTGCTCGCCGTGGGTGAGATGCAGGAGATTGATGATCGCAAAGGCGATGATCGCACCTGCACCGATGGACGCCAGTGCGGTATTGGCAAAGTACGGTTCGAAGAGCGCGGCGAGAGCCGGCTCGGCTACGATCCCGACTGCGATACTGGAGGCCGTAATACCAACCTGGCACGTGGTCAGATAGATCTCCAGATTATTCGTCATCTCCCAGGCCCGTTCGAGAGTCGGATTTCCGTCGACGAATTCCGCTTCACTAAATTGACGCGCTCGTGTCAACGCGAACTCGATCGCTACGAAAAAGCCGTTGGTCAGTATGAGGAGAACGCCAGCAACTAGGCGGAGCGTCAGCTCAAGCGGGGTCATTACCCCACGCTACTGGATCAGGTGGTATATAAGCACAGGAATCTCGGCGAAATTCGGTGATTGAAACTAATGGCACCCTCTCACGTTTGATCCATCAGAAGGGCTATACCAGCTTGTTAAACAATGAGCAACGTAGGTATATGGTAGCGTCACTCGACACAGCCCACTTCGATATTGGATTCTATGCTCTCCAGGCCACTTCCAGAAATCTCTACTCCGAGATGTCGATCACGCTCATTGGAAGTGTGGTTCTCTTCGTGCTCCTCGTCCTCTCTGCGTTCTTTTCGTCCTCGGAAATTGCGTTGTTCTCGCTTGCCAAGCACCGCATTGATGCACTGGTCGAAAAAGGCAGCCCTGGTGCCATCACGGTTGCCGATCTGAAGTCGAACCCCCACCGACTACTTGTGACAATTCTCGTGGGCAACAATCTGGTCAACATCGCGATACACAAAACCGATCGTCGCCGATTTCGTGGGCGACAATCGTCCGGAGATCATCGTCGTCGACGTCAAAGGGACGGTCTTCGTCCTCAACCCGAACGGGACGGCCGTGTGGTCGAAACAGCTCTCCTCGTACACGTGGGGGCAGCCGGCTGTCGCGGATTTCGATGGAGACGATGATCCCGAACTGACGGTCGCGACCGGCGGGACTGGTCGGCTGTACCTCTTTGAGCAGAACGGCTCGATGGCCTGGAATCAACCCCAGTCGTACGAGGGATCAATTACCTGGATGACGACGGGGAAGGCAGACGATGACGATGCCGTCGAGATCGTGGTCGCGACGGCGTCCACCGGCCGTGTCTCGATGGTCGATGGTGCGTCCGGAGAGCGTGAGTGGACCCGCAATCTTGGAAGCTATGCCGCGGTCCACGCGTTCGGTGATGGCGATGGAGACGGCACTCCCGAGGTCTATGCTGTTGCGAAGGACGGGAAACTCAGATGTCTCGATGCGACCACCGGCGAGACTGAGTGGACGACGACACTCACCACGGGGGATGTCCAGATGATGCCACCCCCCGCACTGGGCGATGTCGATGTCGATGGTGACCCGGAGCTGGTGGCCGTCACGAACGACGGGATCGTTTCGGTCGTCAATCCCGAATCCGGAACCATCCTGGGGAGGTACGAGCGTGAGGCGCCGATCTATACCCACCCACGGCTCGCAGATATCGATGGTGACGGCGATCTCGAGGCATTCGTCATGTACGCCCATGGCCGAGTCGTGGCGTTCGATTTCGAGTGAGACGGATGCGACGTGACTCTTTGTACGTTTGTGACGAACTCCAGGGGTAGGATGTTCTCCTCGAAGAAAGAACGATCAGGGATTGAATGGCTGGTAAATCGGCGGCTCGACATGCGGGATATGGATACCGAACACGGCGAGGCTGTGAGCAATTGGCATTACCCCGAGAACGAGGAATGCCATCCCGAGCACACGATGGAGCCGCTGCCGATGTGTGGCACCGATCGACTGGAGGACGGTTCCGTAAATAAACAGCGTCGGGAAGGTGCCGAGGCCGAGGATACCTAGTGTGAGGACGCCAGCGACTGGTGATCCGCGAGCAAACGCATAGAGGTAGGCCGGATACAGGATCGGACAGGGGAGCAGTCCGTGGATCAGTCCCAGACCAACGATCCCCGGGCCCTGTACCCATCCCCCGAGTGCCGTTTGGAGCCTCCCAAATTCACTGGCGGCCTGTCTCACGCCCGGCAGATCGGCCAGTCCATGCCCGCCGTGCCCACCCATGAGATAGTTGAGTCCCATGGCTAGGATGGCGATCCCGACGAGTATCCCGACGGCTGCTCGGAGCGTATCGCCGACAGTGATGATGGTCGCAGTACCAAAGAACAGTGCTCCCGCGAGGCCGAAAACACCACCGAGCGCAGCGTAGCTCACCGTCCGGCCGAGATTGAACAGGCCATGTTGCCTGACTTCATACGTGGAAACACCCGCTGACGAGCGAGACGAGTCATCTAGCTGGCTAGCATACATAGTGACCAGCGGTCCACACATCCCAAGACAGTGCGCACCGCCGAGAAGCCCGATAACGAAGAACGTCGCGAGTTCGAGATGCGCGGCAGACGGCAAGCCGGTGTGCAACGGGATGAACAGGTGAGCCATCTACACTCTGTCTATTCGATTGCGAAGGTAGCCGATTAGTTCTACTGACTGTACCGGCGAGATGTGGAGATACGAAGGGTGGAAGCCAGTCTTATCTAGAGCCTCGACCCACGATAGTGACCGTATCTGTTCCAGACAGTCCGTGTTCGCCGCTTTCGGTTCGCTCCCATTCGAGCCGGCCTTCAGATTCGTCCCCATCGAATCCAGTTTTGTCGGTCGGGAAGTGAAGCACGAGATCGTCTCGGCCGTCACCATCCACGTCCTCAACATGGCCATCGTGTGCCGGGCGTGCGCCATCTCCGTCGCCGACGACGTCGGGGGCTCCGAATCGGTACCGAACATCCTCACTTGTCGGATCGAACTCGTCCGTCTGGAGGACGGCGACCGGAATCACCCCCTTGCTATTCGGGTTGATCGAGTTCTGATCACTTCCCGGTTTGATATCGATTGCTAGGTCAGAAGGGAAGTGCGCGGCGACGTTCCCACTGAGTGAGGCAATACCGACGCCAGTGGCTGCCAGCCCAGCACTCACCCGCAGAAAACCCCGACGAGCGATCGACGCCTTATCTGACCTGTCGTTTCCAAGTTGTGCAGCATCGTAGTCTGGTGACGGATCCATGTCTCCACTCACCATCTCAGAGGCTGCAAGAATACCCGTTCTGGTCCGGTTCTCGAATAGCCTCCCCTACACGGTAGAGCTGCCAATAGCCGTTACGTTGAATGGTGTTTACGATATCTGTGAGGAATCCCATTCCAACCAACTGAGAGGAGACTGACGCCAGCGAGAAAGCCGAATCGGGAGAACGTCAGAACACCGAACAGAACCTCCAAGAACCCGGATAGGAACGCTATCACTCACTATCACCAAAGCCACTCGTTGACGCCTCTTGTTGGGTATAGCGACCGTTTCCCTGAGTAGCCGTCGGAGGACTCGACCGACTTTGATACGCAGTGTAGAGGATGAGCACGGCTATCGTGAAATCCAGGCCGTGTTCTATGACATGATGAACGATCATCGGAACAGCTCCGACAACCGTTCCCCATCCGACGAGCGTCCGGAGGACGAGGGCCCCCAGGGCAAGAGTGACCAACAGATATTCGCTCGATCGGCGTCGACGATACGCAGCTATCCCGAAACAAAAGAGTACCACAGTTCCGATTCCCGCGAGAAGTAGCCCGACGAAGAGCAATGGAGCGTACCCGGTCGGAACCCACTCCGCGGCCATCTCCGCGAGCACAGACTGTGCCATCGTTTCACTGCACCATTTTGTTCGAATTCGCTAAATCGTACTGGTCTGATTCCCGAATCACGTCTAGACGACATCCAGCACGACGATGGAAAGATATAGCTGACCGATTCCTGCTATGATCATCACACCAGCAGCAACGCGTTGTATCTGCCCAGCGTACCGCCCGAGATCGCGCCACGATTCAACACCGGCACTCGTGAGTAGAGTCACGCCAACCAGGGGAGCGGTCACCGACGCCGCATAGACACCCAGCACGGCAACTCCACCGGGAAGAGACAGTGTCACTGCTTGTGTAACGACTCCCAGAAAGAGCGGAACCACACAGCCTGCCGCGGCGAGCGCGTAAACTGCTCCAAATATACCGAATCCGAGGACGGACTCCGGCCGTTGAGGCAATGAGACATGCGCGGTCGGCGTGCGGTCGAATAAGACGAGGAGGCCGAACCCAACTAGCCCGACGCCAACAACTGGCTCCAGAAGTGGCAACATCGACGTGAGTCGCTGGCCGAGTGCGAACGCGAGACCGGCAATGATCCCCAGCGCGGTGAGCGAACCGATAGCTGCCGCCGCTGCCGACGGAATCCCCGGGGTGTCGCTCTCGCTCTGCTGGATGTAATAACCAACATATCCAGGTAGAAGCGGGAACGCACACGGAGCGAAGAACGTAGCGAGCCCCGCGCTCGCCGCAAAGACGACTGCGCCGTACAGTGCTGGCGACGTCATGTCGAATCGAGTGTTCGATCGAGCTCTGCTCGGAGTGTGGCTACATCCGTAACGCCGCCGTGCTCCCAGCGTACCGTTCCTGAAGCATCGACAATTGCAAGGTACGGCAGTCCGCCTGCCCCGAGCGCCGACATGAGGTCACTCTCGGGATCGAGTCCGACTGTCCAATTGCCGTCGTGGTTTCGCCACCACTCTCTGATGTCGTCCTTCGAGAGCGTTCCACCGACACGCTCGTTCGTCACGGATACGAACGTGACGCGGTTTGCGTACTCGGGGTAGACGGAACTGAGAGCGTCCATCTGTTCCTTGCAGGGCGCGCACCACGTCGCAAAGAGATCGATGATAGTGGGTGTCCCAGGGACCGGAATCTGTTTCTGCCCCGCCTCGGAGCCCGAAGCATCGATGGTCTCGACGGTGACGGGAAGACCGGACGTGTCGCCCACAGGCAAACCGTTCTGCATCGCCCAGACGCTACCGCCGGTCAGACCAATCCCGGCGAGTGCGGTCAGAACCCGACGTCGATTCATGCGTTTCTGACGTTCTTCAGATCAGCGATGATCTGCTCGGCGTTTGGTGACTTCGTCCGATACGCACGCTCGACGTAGCCGTCGGCGTTGACGAGTAGTGTCATCGGCGTATGGACGAATTTGTAGTCCCCGTGGTCGTGGTGGTGTCCGTCGCCGCTCTCGGTCTGGTTCTGGCTACTGTCAGTGGATGGGGTCGTTGATTGTTTCTGGAACGCCACGCCGAACTGTTCTTGAATGACTTGTTTCGCCCGCTCTTTCGATTGCGGACGGAGGAAGTGCCAGTTTCCGGCGTCCGCATCGACGTTCATCTTCTCGGCATACTGACGGAGTCGGTCCGCGGTGTCCCGCGCCGGGTCGAACGTAAGGGGGAAGAATTCGACCTGCTCACCGTAGCCGTTATTGAGCGCGTGTGTCTGGACGTTCCGCATCGTCGAAGTCAACACGGGGCACACGGTCGGACAGTAGGTATAGATAAACGTTAGCAGGCGGGGTTTCTCGACCGTCCGAATGCCCACCTGACGATTTTCTAACGGAGCGGGAACCGTTACGTCGGGGATTTGTTCGCCCCAGGCGGGATAGGGGACGTCGGAACTCGAGAACTGTCGGTCCGGCTCCGCAAGAACGACATTCGGGTTCGAGTCAGTAACTCCGAGACAACCTGCTGTACCAACGACACCAAGCGCTGTGAGCCCTTGGAGATAGTTCCGTCGCTGCATACTCATTTGTGACGCTATCCGTTCTGGGTCTGAAAGCCGTGTGGTTGGGTTCTCGAATCCGGCAGTGCAGTGGGAAGCAACTACCGCTCGTAGAGATGGCCGATTCGAGAACCCTACCAGAACCGCTTTTCGACGGAGACACAAACCGACGCGTAATGCCCGAGGATAGAGGTATCCCACGCCGGGATTTCCTGAAAGCAGCCGTCGCCATCGGTGGCACAGCGGCGTTCAGTGCATGTCTTGGCCGCGAAGAGGTCGACGTGCCGACCGGACCCGACGACCTATCATCGTATCCGCGGCGACAGCACGCCTGGAACGAGGTTCTTCCGACCGATGATCACGGTAACGTTATCGCACCCCACCACCGCGTCCTTCTGTTCCTGAACCTCCGAGAGAGCGGTCCCCCGAACGCGACCGACCGAAACGCGGTCGAGACGGCACTCCAAGGTATCGAACACGCCTACGAACGGAGTGGAGACGGACTGCTCGTGACGATGAGCTACTCGCCCGCGTATTTCGACCGGTTCGATTCGTCGCTTCCGGAGAGCGTCGACCTTCCTGATCCTGAGGCGCTGGCTCCGTTCGAGGACCCCGAACTGGACACCCCGGACGCAGTTGTCCACTTGGCGAGCAACCACGCGCAGGTCGTCCTCGGGGCCGAGGAGGCGCTCAAAGGGACCAAGGAGACCCTCAACGGTGTCGACCAACCGGACGCAGCGTTGACTGACGTCTTCGAGGTGGGCGACCGCCGGACTGGCTTTGTCGGCGATGGATTACCCGCAGAGAACGCCGATATCGAGGGGGTTCCCTCGGACAAGGTCCCCGAGGATGCTCCGCTGTTCATGGGATTCAAATCGGGCTTCACGAAGAACCAGGCCAGCGAAGACCGCGTGACGATCCAGTCTGGACCGTACGCCGACGGGACGACCCAACACATCTCGAAACTCCGGCTGAACCTCGGTCAGTGGTACAATCAGGACGATCGGTGGCAGCGTGAAGCGAAGATGTTCTGCCCGTATCACGCCGAGAACGACGTCATCGAGGGGGCTGGCGACAACCTGGGTGATTCGAGCAAGATTGATGAGTGTGCCCCTGCGGACGAGACAGCTCGGGAGATGGGTGTCGTCGGCCACTCACAGAAATCCTTCAGCGCTCGCGAAGACGATTCACCGATCATCCTCAGGCGCGATTTCGATTCGACCGACGATGGGCACGCTGGCCTTCACTTCCTCGCGATTCAACGCGAAATCAGCGACTTCGTCAAGACTCGCGAAGCGATGAACGGCACCGAAATCGCCGAACAGTCGGCCGTCGGGCAGCGCAACAACAACGGTATCCTCCAGTACATCCGAACCCAGCATCGCGGGAACTACCTCGTTCCGCCACGACCCTTGCGGGCACTTCCACCCGCAAGGCCCACGACTGACTCCACCCAGGAGGTGGCTAATGCGTCGTCGTGAACTCCTCGGCGTTGTCGGAACTGCGACTGTCGGCAGCCTCGCAGGGTGTACTGGCCTGTTCGAGACACGGTCTGTGAGGGCACCGCCACTGCCGGAGAATCGGCCGAATGCGGTGTACATGCCGACCCATATCGAGGGGATGGAGATGGCCGGGATGCAGTCAAATGGCAGCTACAAGTGCGCGCTGACCTACACGTATCCGCATCGGTTCTGGCTCGTGACGGGCAGTCGTCGGAAGAAAGTCGACATCAAGTCAAATGACTCGGTTCACCTGATGCCGGTCGTCTGGGAGACTGAGACGGGAATCGTCCCGCCGGACATCAATCCACAGGTCCAGATCACACAAGACGGTGAGAGCGTCGCCCAGCTCGCCCCTTGGCCGATGCTCTCCCAGCCGATGGGCTTTCACTTCGGTGATAACGTTCAACTTGGCGGTAACGGAACGTACCAGGTCGAGGTGAGTATCGGCTCCCCATCGACGCGGCGGACAGGATCCCTCGAGAACAATCAGGGACAGGCCACATTCTCGTTCGAGTTCGACTTCCAGCAGTCGGCACTTGAGGAGATCATGTATCGAGATATTCCATCGGACACGGAGGGAACGAAGGGTGCCGTCGACCCGATGGGAATGGAGATGATGCCAAGTACGCAAGTGCCAACAGAGACCGACCTGCCGGGAACCGTCCGTGGGTCAGCAACGAGTGGTGATGCGAAATTCGTCGTCACGACCCTGACCGACGCCACCCCGTTCGGCGGGAGCGAAGATGAACGCTACCTCGCTATCTCTCCCCGAACACCCTACAACCGCTATATGCTGCCGCTGATGTCCCTGTCTGGGACATTGAACCGAGGCGACGACGCCGTCTATGACGACATCCTCCAGTCGACAATCGATCCGGAGCTGGGATACCACTACGGTGCGGTGGTCGACAGTGTCGAATCAGGCGACGAACTGACGATTACCGTCGACTCACCACCACAGACCGCTCGTCACGAAGGCTACGAAACCGCGTTCTTCGAGATGGACGAGATGACGGTATCACTCTAACCATGACTCACTCGATCTCGATACGATCTGTGAGGACATTACCTGGAGCGGACCGGCTCAAGTACTACCATCTCTCCGGTAGCGTACTGATCGGCACCTACGTCCTGATGTTACTGGGAGCGTACACGAGTGCGATCGGTGCGGGGCTGTCGTGTCCGGATTGGCCGACGTGTTACGGGACTGTCGTTCCGTTCCTACACCCCGAGATCATCAATAGCTCTCCGTACACGGCGCTACAGATCTTCGCAGAGTGGGCGCATCGAGGCGTGGCGATGGTTGTCGGGTTGGGTATTCTTACGACTGCGGGTGCGGCGTATCGGCTCCAGAAACAACCGCTCGTGCGACGGGCCGCTGCTGTTGCCCTCTTGCTGCTGCCGGTTCAGGTCGTACTGGGTGGACTCACCGTTACCGCGAATCTACAACCGCTGATTGTGACCAGTCACCTCGGTACCGCGATCGTGATCCTGCTGATGCTCTGTACGACAACAGTTATCGATTATGTAACTCATCGATTGGGGATCGATGCGTCACGTGGAAAGCGCTCGCTCACAAAAGGGGACTAATGGCCCGGGCCAGCAGGCAGAGCGCGGGCATACGGATGCACATTCACAGCCTCGAGGGGTCTCTCGTCTGCTATCAGTTCTCGAAGAGTTGGGTCTCTGACTCTCTCAGTGCCACGCATGAGTGACTCCGGTGAGACACACCTCGATGACCGTCCTCGAATGCGGTATCTGTGCGAAGCTTATCAACTTGGAATCGCTATCCGAGAGGATCTCCAACATACCGATCTCGTCACGGCGTTCGAGAATCTAGAGCAGACGATTGATTCGATTGAAGATGGGTATCCAGCGTGGCATCCTGCACCACTTTCCTTTCGCGCGATGGTCCTCGCGTTCATGTTCATGGAGATTACGGGTGAGTCGTACGCCGCCTTCACGCGACGACTGAAACAGCAACCGGAAGTGGGCACTATCCTTGGCTTCAGCCGAGTGCCTGATGAATCGGCGTTCTCGCGTGCGTGGCGGAATCGATTCGATGAGGCTGTCCAGGAGTACGTGCAGACCGCCGCACACTTCGTCGTCAAAGAGGTCCACGATTTCGAGATACCTGCGCCGGAGGTTCGCCCCAAGGCAGAGATCGTCGAGGAATCTCCAGTAGAGGAGAACGCATCAGAGGATGAATCGTTCTCGCAGGATGAGATCGTTCAGACGACACGTCTCGCGCGTGATCACGCCTTCGGCTACTTCGAGTCAGACCGGGCCGCGAACGCCTCCTACGAGGACACGCGGTTCTTCGAGTTGCAGACGTTCATGGGGATGGTCGGTTGTGGGACTGCGCAGGGAGCCGCTCGCTTCCAGTTCCGGCATGGAGACGACTACGGTCCACACGGCGATACCCATCTGCGAGCGGTCAAACAGTTCGCACCGGACGAGCTCATCGACGGCTTCACCGATGTGACCGAGCGGCTCTGCTCTGTTATCGGGTCGGAAGCCTCGTTCCGGCGGCCAGTGACGGCCGCCATCGACATCACTACGATTCCTTACTACGGGGACACCGACGAGATGCCGATGGTCAGCGGGACGAAAGACCGCGACGGCCGGGCGTTCAAGTTCGCCACGCTGTCGATCATCGGGCGGAATATCCCGCTCGTACTCGCGGTCGAGCCCGTCCGCGAGAGTTCCCCCTGGGATGACAACCCACCGAATCAGATTCACCGTGTGGTTCGACGGCTGGTCGAACAAGCTAAAAAACACGTTCCCATCGAGACAGTGTTGTGCGACCGCGAATTCGACTCGATGCGGGTGTTCCAGACGCTCCAGAACCACGATGTCAACTACCTCATCCCGAAACGAATCACCAGCACCGAGCGGGAGGCTATCGCCCAGATGGACGCGGATGGGCAGGAGGTTGCGGTCGAGACCGCTTCCGTGAATGTTGAGTCGGGCTCGCACGAACTGCGGTTTCTCTACGTTCCGCCCACGAGCGGTGAGGGGACCGCCGTGTTCGCGACGAATCTCCGAGTCGGGCCGGAAGAGGCCGAGTCGTTCTGTCGGCGGTATAGCCGCCGCTGGCAGATCGAAAACGAGTACAAGAGCATCAAACACGATTTCCTCGCGAATACCTCGTCGAAAGACTACCGCGTCAGGCTGTTCTACTTCGTCTTCGCCGTGTTGCTGTACAACATCTGGCGGCTGACTGATTTCCTGCTGAAGGCTGGCGTTGACGGCGAGATAGACTACGAGCCCGTGTTGACCGCTGGAGAGTGTGTCGAGCTCGTCGCCTCGGCGCTGATACCACCCGACTGAACGCTCGTACAATAGAACGCCCGCCGTGGCTGAGTGGAAACGCTGTCCAGCATCGCCGATTTCCGCGCAATTGTTGATGCGCGCTCGGGAGTGGAGTCCAATCAGTACTGACCCCGGCCACTAACCACGCGAAATTGTACCGAGTGGTCGGCGATTCAACCCGAAACTA
This genomic window contains:
- a CDS encoding TlpA family protein disulfide reductase; this translates as MNRRRVLTALAGIGLTGGSVWAMQNGLPVGDTSGLPVTVETIDASGSEAGQKQIPVPGTPTIIDLFATWCAPCKEQMDALSSVYPEYANRVTFVSVTNERVGGTLSKDDIREWWRNHDGNWTVGLDPESDLMSALGAGGLPYLAIVDASGTVRWEHGGVTDVATLRAELDRTLDST
- a CDS encoding sulfite exporter TauE/SafE family protein, which gives rise to MAHLFIPLHTGLPSAAHLELATFFVIGLLGGAHCLGMCGPLVTMYASQLDDSSRSSAGVSTYEVRQHGLFNLGRTVSYAALGGVFGLAGALFFGTATIITVGDTLRAAVGILVGIAILAMGLNYLMGGHGGHGLADLPGVRQAASEFGRLQTALGGWVQGPGIVGLGLIHGLLPCPILYPAYLYAFARGSPVAGVLTLGILGLGTFPTLFIYGTVLQSIGATHRQRLHRVLGMAFLVLGVMPIAHSLAVFGIHIPHVEPPIYQPFNP
- a CDS encoding PQQ-binding-like beta-propeller repeat protein → MGDNRPEIIVVDVKGTVFVLNPNGTAVWSKQLSSYTWGQPAVADFDGDDDPELTVATGGTGRLYLFEQNGSMAWNQPQSYEGSITWMTTGKADDDDAVEIVVATASTGRVSMVDGASGEREWTRNLGSYAAVHAFGDGDGDGTPEVYAVAKDGKLRCLDATTGETEWTTTLTTGDVQMMPPPALGDVDVDGDPELVAVTNDGIVSVVNPESGTILGRYEREAPIYTHPRLADIDGDGDLEAFVMYAHGRVVAFDFE
- a CDS encoding CNNM domain-containing protein yields the protein MTPLELTLRLVAGVLLILTNGFFVAIEFALTRARQFSEAEFVDGNPTLERAWEMTNNLEIYLTTCQVGITASSIAVGIVAEPALAALFEPYFANTALASIGAGAIIAFAIINLLHLTHGEQTPTYLGVERSRMVCRYGATPLYWFNWLISPLITFGDWIAKATLKLFGVEMTGAWLETEEEVLESRAQLRNRLHSLLEEGELPEERRDEVLGALDIDELSISEIMVPADDIISLSTTRSVDENFDCIRNTPHTRFPLVGEELTDFHGIVYAPSIIDHYEDLVDSDISFKEIAAPPMTLAAETNVSDAFDQFQAEDQELALVLEDGDVVGLLTATDALETVMGELEDPLDQQVST
- a CDS encoding cytochrome c biogenesis CcdA family protein → MTSPALYGAVVFAASAGLATFFAPCAFPLLPGYVGYYIQQSESDTPGIPSAAAAAIGSLTALGIIAGLAFALGQRLTSMLPLLEPVVGVGLVGFGLLVLFDRTPTAHVSLPQRPESVLGFGIFGAVYALAAAGCVVPLFLGVVTQAVTLSLPGGVAVLGVYAASVTAPLVGVTLLTSAGVESWRDLGRYAGQIQRVAAGVMIIAGIGQLYLSIVVLDVV
- a CDS encoding twin-arginine translocation signal domain-containing protein — protein: MPEDRGIPRRDFLKAAVAIGGTAAFSACLGREEVDVPTGPDDLSSYPRRQHAWNEVLPTDDHGNVIAPHHRVLLFLNLRESGPPNATDRNAVETALQGIEHAYERSGDGLLVTMSYSPAYFDRFDSSLPESVDLPDPEALAPFEDPELDTPDAVVHLASNHAQVVLGAEEALKGTKETLNGVDQPDAALTDVFEVGDRRTGFVGDGLPAENADIEGVPSDKVPEDAPLFMGFKSGFTKNQASEDRVTIQSGPYADGTTQHISKLRLNLGQWYNQDDRWQREAKMFCPYHAENDVIEGAGDNLGDSSKIDECAPADETAREMGVVGHSQKSFSAREDDSPIILRRDFDSTDDGHAGLHFLAIQREISDFVKTREAMNGTEIAEQSAVGQRNNNGILQYIRTQHRGNYLVPPRPLRALPPARPTTDSTQEVANASS
- a CDS encoding amphi-Trp domain-containing protein produces the protein MPEEVLFKSESAQSRDEIASYLRSVAEKLEQGGPITLKSGAESVTMDPPARPTFEVKAEREGPTDGPGELSIEFELEWDENSKGGEGNSGSLEIE
- a CDS encoding SCO family protein produces the protein MQRRNYLQGLTALGVVGTAGCLGVTDSNPNVVLAEPDRQFSSSDVPYPAWGEQIPDVTVPAPLENRQVGIRTVEKPRLLTFIYTYCPTVCPVLTSTMRNVQTHALNNGYGEQVEFFPLTFDPARDTADRLRQYAEKMNVDADAGNWHFLRPQSKERAKQVIQEQFGVAFQKQSTTPSTDSSQNQTESGDGHHHDHGDYKFVHTPMTLLVNADGYVERAYRTKSPNAEQIIADLKNVRNA
- a CDS encoding transposase, with translation MRYLCEAYQLGIAIREDLQHTDLVTAFENLEQTIDSIEDGYPAWHPAPLSFRAMVLAFMFMEITGESYAAFTRRLKQQPEVGTILGFSRVPDESAFSRAWRNRFDEAVQEYVQTAAHFVVKEVHDFEIPAPEVRPKAEIVEESPVEENASEDESFSQDEIVQTTRLARDHAFGYFESDRAANASYEDTRFFELQTFMGMVGCGTAQGAARFQFRHGDDYGPHGDTHLRAVKQFAPDELIDGFTDVTERLCSVIGSEASFRRPVTAAIDITTIPYYGDTDEMPMVSGTKDRDGRAFKFATLSIIGRNIPLVLAVEPVRESSPWDDNPPNQIHRVVRRLVEQAKKHVPIETVLCDREFDSMRVFQTLQNHDVNYLIPKRITSTEREAIAQMDADGQEVAVETASVNVESGSHELRFLYVPPTSGEGTAVFATNLRVGPEEAESFCRRYSRRWQIENEYKSIKHDFLANTSSKDYRVRLFYFVFAVLLYNIWRLTDFLLKAGVDGEIDYEPVLTAGECVELVASALIPPD
- a CDS encoding iron transporter translates to MRRRELLGVVGTATVGSLAGCTGLFETRSVRAPPLPENRPNAVYMPTHIEGMEMAGMQSNGSYKCALTYTYPHRFWLVTGSRRKKVDIKSNDSVHLMPVVWETETGIVPPDINPQVQITQDGESVAQLAPWPMLSQPMGFHFGDNVQLGGNGTYQVEVSIGSPSTRRTGSLENNQGQATFSFEFDFQQSALEEIMYRDIPSDTEGTKGAVDPMGMEMMPSTQVPTETDLPGTVRGSATSGDAKFVVTTLTDATPFGGSEDERYLAISPRTPYNRYMLPLMSLSGTLNRGDDAVYDDILQSTIDPELGYHYGAVVDSVESGDELTITVDSPPQTARHEGYETAFFEMDEMTVSL
- a CDS encoding COX15/CtaA family protein gives rise to the protein MTHSISIRSVRTLPGADRLKYYHLSGSVLIGTYVLMLLGAYTSAIGAGLSCPDWPTCYGTVVPFLHPEIINSSPYTALQIFAEWAHRGVAMVVGLGILTTAGAAYRLQKQPLVRRAAAVALLLLPVQVVLGGLTVTANLQPLIVTSHLGTAIVILLMLCTTTVIDYVTHRLGIDASRGKRSLTKGD
- a CDS encoding DUF7471 family protein, whose translation is MAQSVLAEMAAEWVPTGYAPLLFVGLLLAGIGTVVLFCFGIAAYRRRRSSEYLLVTLALGALVLRTLVGWGTVVGAVPMIVHHVIEHGLDFTIAVLILYTAYQSRSSPPTATQGNGRYTQQEASTSGFGDSE